Proteins encoded in a region of the Polyangiaceae bacterium genome:
- a CDS encoding FG-GAP-like repeat-containing protein, whose product MQSRRSGARFLQSRDAMRLHRCLGPVLLVAAGCAGADPDGNADVECDGASEVLASTSEALSSVSCGEASYTGYKSGTPFSISVVTVDGKKVEKNTANAYYVMAKAAAKAGVTLKVVSGFRTMSEQKYLYACYVNCNCNSCNLAAKPGYSNHQSGHALDLNTASSGVLSWLNLHAGSYGFKRTVAKENWHWEWWGGGPGGGICDVASSCQPSAEVCNGKDDDCDSAVDEGGVCELDELLVPSLGSWDGQPFSDIDGDGAADFCARAATGVICNRATSAGPGPTIEGPDLSNDKGWDARPYYSTLRMGDLDGNGKADVCVRAIAGIRCWLSTNAPFDVAVVGPEWTDAGGWTDPAYYTTLRLVDVTGDGKDDLCARTAAGIRCHPFTGKGFGAAISGPLADSEGWRKPEYYATLRMADVDGDKRADLCARAATGFSCWLSTGSGFGQRIDLGQMSNASGWSKVQYWSTIRLADIDGDGRYDVCARAAAGMRCWRSLGQGFGSAIVGPELSDAKGFDAVPYYSTLRMADVDGDAKADICVRSAGGVRCYLSNGSGFAGQLATKEMSDGLGWNKPQYYWTLRTADVDGDGKSELCGRGSKGVICLRSEAGGLVRTTDGPAWSNDNGWDDAMYYSTLTLGGRGKGAPPSAAGPCDPTDPSCNGQESAPAPSSDWSVGDELTLPDAESTPEADAPRAATEPGPSCAASSRRRAPWGGRWGSGMLSGILLFGLILRRVRRFPRLQRRRRAS is encoded by the coding sequence ATGCAGTCTCGTCGCTCGGGCGCACGCTTCTTGCAGTCCCGAGACGCCATGCGACTGCACCGTTGTTTGGGCCCAGTGCTTCTCGTCGCCGCCGGCTGTGCCGGGGCGGACCCCGACGGCAACGCTGACGTCGAATGTGACGGTGCCTCCGAGGTTCTAGCGTCGACGAGCGAGGCACTCTCCAGCGTGAGCTGTGGGGAGGCCAGCTACACGGGCTACAAGAGTGGAACGCCCTTCAGCATCTCGGTCGTGACCGTTGATGGCAAGAAGGTCGAAAAGAACACGGCCAACGCCTACTACGTGATGGCGAAGGCGGCAGCGAAGGCGGGCGTGACGCTGAAAGTGGTCAGCGGCTTTCGCACCATGAGCGAGCAGAAGTATCTCTACGCCTGCTACGTCAACTGCAACTGCAACAGCTGCAATCTCGCCGCCAAGCCGGGCTACAGCAACCATCAGAGCGGGCACGCCCTCGACTTGAATACTGCGAGTTCGGGCGTGCTGTCGTGGCTCAATTTGCACGCAGGCAGCTACGGGTTCAAGCGCACGGTGGCAAAGGAGAACTGGCACTGGGAGTGGTGGGGTGGCGGACCGGGGGGCGGCATCTGCGATGTGGCGTCGAGCTGTCAACCCAGCGCGGAGGTGTGCAACGGCAAAGACGACGACTGCGACTCCGCCGTCGATGAAGGAGGCGTGTGCGAGCTCGACGAGCTACTGGTTCCGAGCCTCGGAAGCTGGGATGGCCAGCCCTTCAGCGACATCGACGGGGACGGTGCTGCCGACTTCTGCGCCCGCGCGGCGACAGGAGTGATCTGCAACCGTGCCACGAGCGCCGGCCCAGGCCCCACCATCGAGGGCCCCGACCTTTCCAACGACAAGGGCTGGGATGCACGGCCGTACTACTCGACGCTGCGCATGGGCGACTTGGACGGCAACGGCAAGGCTGACGTTTGCGTGCGGGCCATTGCGGGGATCCGTTGTTGGCTCTCGACGAACGCACCCTTCGACGTCGCTGTCGTGGGCCCCGAGTGGACCGACGCGGGTGGTTGGACCGACCCTGCCTACTACACGACGCTGCGCTTGGTAGACGTCACCGGGGACGGGAAGGACGACCTCTGCGCGCGAACGGCCGCGGGCATTCGCTGCCATCCTTTCACGGGCAAGGGCTTCGGTGCAGCGATCAGTGGACCGCTCGCCGACAGCGAGGGATGGCGCAAGCCCGAGTACTACGCCACCCTTCGCATGGCGGACGTGGACGGCGACAAGCGGGCCGATCTGTGCGCGCGCGCGGCGACTGGCTTCAGCTGCTGGCTTTCCACCGGATCCGGCTTTGGTCAGCGTATCGATCTGGGACAGATGAGCAACGCTTCCGGCTGGTCCAAGGTGCAGTACTGGTCCACCATCCGCCTCGCCGACATCGATGGCGACGGGCGGTACGACGTGTGCGCCCGAGCCGCCGCGGGCATGCGTTGTTGGCGCTCGCTCGGTCAGGGCTTCGGCAGCGCCATCGTCGGTCCCGAGCTGTCCGACGCGAAGGGATTCGACGCGGTTCCCTACTATTCCACCCTGCGCATGGCGGACGTCGACGGCGACGCGAAGGCGGACATCTGCGTCCGCAGTGCCGGTGGAGTTCGCTGTTACCTGTCGAACGGAAGTGGCTTCGCAGGCCAACTCGCGACGAAGGAGATGTCCGATGGACTGGGCTGGAACAAGCCACAATACTACTGGACGCTGCGCACCGCGGACGTGGACGGCGATGGCAAGAGCGAGCTGTGCGGTCGAGGCTCCAAAGGCGTGATCTGCCTGCGCAGCGAGGCGGGTGGACTCGTGCGCACTACCGACGGCCCGGCATGGTCGAACGACAATGGTTGGGACGACGCGATGTACTACTCGACGCTGACCCTCGGCGGCCGCGGCAAGGGCGCGCCACCAAGCGCCGCGGGGCCCTGCGACCCGACAGATCCCAGCTGCAACGGTCAAGAGAGCGCTCCCGCACCCAGTTCAGATTGGTCCGTGGGCGACGAGCTCACCTTGCCCGACGCCGAGTCGACGCCCGAGGCCGATGCTCCGCGCGCCGCGACCGAGCCAGGTCCGTCTTGCGCAGCGTCGTCTCGTCGGCGCGCGCCGTGGGGTGGCAGGTGGGGTTCCGGGATGCTTTCGGGCATCTTGTTGTTCGGGCTCATCCTTCGCCGCGTAAGGCGCTTCCCGAGGCTTCAGCGTCGCCGTCGCGCGAGCTAG
- a CDS encoding glycosyl hydrolase family 18 protein, giving the protein MRLRCIPIILLLTACGSEADPTATNESASGGSSSGGNAAAGQPGSGGGGAIGSAGWTAGGSTGSGGSVAGAAGQGASAGAAGAAGGAGAPPQDPNAPLPYPNKAVAIYHMMWSNSGSPQLSALPANANVVNLAFAQGDPPQLVGWASQSKQSFVADAEAPRKKGVNIVISIGGAGGNVNVSHRQAFVDGIMAINSEVTLDGLDWDLEGPALVKDDVVWISKELKAKRGQNFSITMAPNGSNVDEYIPVAVALHQAGALDMIGQQFYDAVVSYGAALGRVNQMANAGIPDDRIGIGMMVGSADTYWTVSECKEAVNFIKGPHAGVRGGYLWEHGRSGTQEWADQVGALLLK; this is encoded by the coding sequence ATGCGCCTGCGTTGCATTCCCATTATCCTGCTCCTGACCGCCTGCGGGAGCGAAGCCGACCCTACCGCCACCAACGAAAGCGCCAGCGGCGGATCCTCCAGTGGCGGCAACGCCGCGGCGGGGCAGCCGGGTAGCGGCGGTGGTGGAGCGATCGGAAGCGCGGGCTGGACTGCGGGCGGGTCGACAGGTTCTGGCGGAAGCGTGGCCGGCGCCGCCGGCCAGGGCGCGAGTGCAGGTGCCGCGGGCGCCGCTGGCGGAGCGGGCGCGCCGCCACAGGATCCAAACGCCCCACTGCCCTATCCCAACAAGGCCGTCGCCATCTACCACATGATGTGGAGTAACTCGGGGTCACCGCAGCTCAGTGCGCTGCCTGCCAACGCCAACGTCGTGAATCTGGCGTTCGCCCAAGGCGACCCGCCGCAGCTCGTCGGCTGGGCGTCGCAGTCGAAGCAGTCCTTCGTGGCCGATGCCGAGGCGCCGCGCAAGAAGGGCGTCAACATCGTCATCTCCATCGGTGGCGCCGGGGGCAACGTCAACGTCAGTCATCGTCAGGCCTTCGTCGACGGCATCATGGCCATCAACTCGGAGGTCACCCTCGATGGGCTGGATTGGGACCTCGAGGGCCCTGCACTTGTCAAGGACGACGTGGTCTGGATCTCGAAGGAGCTCAAAGCCAAGCGCGGGCAGAACTTCTCGATCACGATGGCGCCCAACGGCAGCAACGTAGACGAATACATTCCCGTCGCGGTGGCCCTGCACCAGGCCGGCGCCCTCGACATGATCGGCCAGCAATTCTACGACGCCGTCGTTTCCTACGGTGCAGCGCTGGGACGGGTGAACCAGATGGCAAACGCCGGGATCCCCGACGACCGCATCGGCATCGGCATGATGGTGGGCAGCGCCGACACCTACTGGACCGTCAGCGAGTGCAAGGAAGCCGTGAACTTCATCAAGGGGCCCCATGCGGGAGTCCGCGGTGGCTACCTGTGGGAGCACGGTCGCTCTGGGACTCAGGAGTGGGCAGATCAGGTCGGCGCTCTGCTGCTGAAGTGA
- a CDS encoding glycosyl hydrolase — protein sequence MVARYLRICALTALAVLGCAANDDAAPDAGAAGSGGNAGGNAGGSGATSGGNTGFPSGGSSGSSSGGSAGSAGGGAGDAGTDAPDDSALPTGTWLSGAACEGVLDGSFGTWRGRAVEIAGVWADDSDNQRNVWVLQMDYANWSGPIDVANGGIFPNEGESWAKAAAGAYDERWKESLTNIKKARQGKGTTYIRFAHEFNGDWYWPVLSGDAESFKQAWVRFYNLKQSIFPEGKLAWSPNDGTTINLDVRTAYPGSQYVDVIAVDSYNWDPPATDAQEFSSKINKLDSFGAPLGLEAWRKFAESKGVPMAISEWSGVASRGDFPEYMTELHKWIAAHAGSGPGQIAYEILFNCPWSNNDFELHPSTAQPNAADRYRQEW from the coding sequence ATGGTCGCGCGCTACTTGCGGATCTGTGCGCTCACCGCGTTGGCAGTGCTTGGCTGCGCCGCCAATGACGACGCGGCACCCGACGCAGGTGCCGCGGGAAGCGGCGGCAATGCCGGCGGCAATGCCGGCGGCAGTGGTGCGACGAGCGGCGGCAACACGGGGTTCCCAAGCGGCGGCAGCTCCGGCTCCTCGAGCGGCGGCAGTGCCGGCAGTGCGGGCGGCGGGGCGGGCGACGCAGGAACGGACGCCCCCGATGACAGCGCCCTGCCCACCGGCACTTGGCTCTCGGGCGCCGCCTGCGAAGGCGTGCTCGACGGCAGCTTCGGCACGTGGCGCGGCCGCGCCGTCGAGATCGCCGGAGTCTGGGCCGACGATTCCGACAATCAGCGCAACGTCTGGGTATTGCAGATGGACTACGCCAATTGGAGTGGACCCATCGACGTCGCAAACGGCGGCATCTTCCCCAACGAAGGCGAGAGCTGGGCCAAGGCGGCGGCGGGTGCCTACGACGAGCGCTGGAAGGAATCGCTGACCAACATCAAGAAGGCACGGCAGGGAAAAGGCACCACCTACATCCGCTTCGCGCACGAGTTCAACGGCGACTGGTACTGGCCCGTGCTGAGCGGTGATGCGGAGTCCTTCAAGCAGGCCTGGGTGCGTTTCTACAACCTGAAACAATCCATATTCCCGGAGGGCAAGCTCGCCTGGTCTCCCAACGACGGCACGACGATCAACCTCGACGTACGCACGGCGTATCCCGGCTCGCAGTACGTGGACGTGATCGCCGTGGATTCCTACAACTGGGATCCTCCCGCCACCGACGCCCAAGAGTTCTCCAGCAAGATCAACAAGCTCGATTCCTTCGGTGCACCCTTGGGTCTGGAAGCTTGGCGCAAATTCGCCGAGTCGAAGGGCGTGCCGATGGCGATCAGCGAATGGTCGGGCGTGGCGTCTCGAGGCGACTTCCCCGAGTACATGACGGAGCTGCACAAGTGGATCGCGGCCCACGCGGGCTCGGGGCCGGGACAGATCGCCTACGAAATCCTGTTCAATTGCCCTTGGTCGAACAACGACTTCGAGCTGCACCCGTCCACCGCGCAACCCAACGCGGCCGATCGCTATCGCCAAGAGTGGTAG
- the typA gene encoding translational GTPase TypA produces the protein MAQRQLRNVAIIAHVDHGKTTLVDAMLRQTGALRNTDNQSERVLDSGDLERERGITIFAKHASVRYGDTLINIIDTPGHADFGAEVERTLKMADGALLLVDAAEGPLPQTRFVLKKAIELGLAIVVVINKIDRGDARPEEVLDEVFALFCDLDATDEQAAFPVLFAIGKRGIARTSLSDENEDLEPLFRMLVEKVPEPHVLSGDELCLLVHNVEHDDYVGRLAIARVWSGSLAVGTEVELIGENHRERARLSSVFQWEGTRRVKVEAAEAGDIIAIAGMDAVQIGDTVALPGRSEAMARISVEEPTLKMAFCVNTSPMAGKSGRWVTSRHLKERLEREAKKNLALRVEPTPEPDAFVVYGRGELMLAVLAETMRREGYELALGMPEVVTRVIDGERMEPVECVVVDVPEVHIGAVTTRLGERRGQMIKMQPMGADRVRLEFRVPSRGLIGFRSELLTETRGTALLNTYLDGWEAYAGPMLRRKTGAMVADRPGTTTPYALFHLQPRGELFIGPGVAVYEGMIVGEHTRGNDLDVNVTREKKLTNIRAAGRDENVILSPPRALTIDTALEFIDRDELVEVTPEAIRVRKRVLLQARRPRRDDERVEAP, from the coding sequence ATGGCTCAACGACAACTCAGAAACGTCGCGATCATCGCTCACGTCGACCACGGCAAGACCACTCTGGTCGACGCGATGCTGCGCCAGACTGGCGCGCTTCGCAACACCGACAACCAATCGGAACGGGTGCTCGACTCGGGTGACCTGGAGCGCGAGCGCGGGATCACGATCTTCGCGAAGCACGCCAGCGTGCGCTATGGCGACACGCTGATCAACATCATCGACACGCCCGGTCACGCCGACTTCGGTGCCGAAGTAGAGCGAACCTTGAAGATGGCCGACGGCGCGCTGTTGTTGGTGGATGCTGCGGAGGGTCCGCTCCCGCAGACTCGCTTCGTGCTGAAGAAGGCCATCGAGCTCGGACTCGCCATCGTGGTCGTGATCAACAAGATCGACCGCGGCGATGCTCGGCCCGAAGAGGTACTGGACGAAGTATTCGCTCTGTTCTGCGATTTGGATGCCACGGACGAACAGGCGGCCTTCCCCGTGCTGTTTGCGATTGGCAAGCGCGGCATCGCGCGCACTTCCCTCAGCGACGAAAACGAAGACCTCGAGCCGTTGTTCCGCATGCTCGTGGAGAAGGTACCCGAGCCGCACGTGCTCTCGGGAGACGAGCTGTGCTTGCTGGTGCACAACGTGGAGCACGACGACTACGTCGGGCGCTTGGCCATTGCGCGCGTATGGTCGGGGTCCCTGGCGGTAGGCACGGAGGTGGAGCTGATCGGCGAGAACCACCGCGAGCGGGCGCGACTCTCCAGCGTCTTTCAGTGGGAGGGCACACGCCGGGTGAAGGTGGAAGCGGCCGAGGCCGGCGACATCATCGCCATCGCCGGCATGGATGCGGTGCAAATCGGGGACACCGTGGCCCTGCCTGGGCGCAGCGAAGCCATGGCGCGCATTTCCGTGGAAGAGCCCACGCTGAAGATGGCGTTCTGTGTGAACACGTCGCCGATGGCGGGCAAGAGCGGGCGCTGGGTCACCTCTCGGCATCTGAAAGAGCGGCTGGAGCGCGAGGCAAAGAAGAATCTGGCGCTCCGCGTGGAGCCGACACCCGAGCCCGACGCCTTCGTAGTCTACGGACGTGGCGAGTTGATGCTTGCCGTCTTGGCGGAGACCATGCGCCGCGAGGGCTACGAGCTGGCGCTAGGCATGCCCGAGGTCGTCACACGCGTGATCGACGGCGAGCGCATGGAGCCCGTGGAGTGCGTGGTGGTGGACGTGCCCGAGGTGCACATCGGCGCCGTGACCACGCGCCTGGGCGAGCGCCGCGGGCAGATGATCAAGATGCAGCCGATGGGGGCCGACCGCGTGCGTCTCGAGTTCCGCGTGCCCTCCCGCGGGCTCATCGGCTTTCGCTCCGAGCTACTGACGGAGACTCGCGGCACTGCCCTGCTCAATACCTACTTGGATGGTTGGGAGGCCTATGCCGGGCCCATGCTGCGGCGCAAGACGGGCGCCATGGTCGCAGATCGTCCGGGCACTACGACACCCTATGCGTTGTTCCACTTGCAGCCACGCGGCGAACTGTTCATCGGACCCGGCGTCGCGGTGTACGAGGGAATGATCGTCGGCGAGCACACCCGCGGCAACGACTTGGACGTCAACGTTACGCGGGAAAAGAAGCTGACCAACATCCGCGCCGCCGGTCGCGACGAGAACGTGATCTTGAGCCCGCCCCGAGCGTTGACCATCGATACGGCCCTTGAGTTCATCGACCGCGACGAGCTGGTGGAAGTGACGCCCGAGGCGATTCGCGTGCGCAAGCGCGTGCTCTTGCAAGCGCGCCGCCCCCGCCGTGACGACGAGCGCGTCGAAGCGCCCTGA
- a CDS encoding helix-turn-helix domain-containing protein produces the protein MSDDVATELARNLRRMREARGLSQQRLADVSGVPRPTLAHLESGTANPTLGVLLKVAEALRVELAEMVASERSPCLHRASAFSEGVRGKARIRQMLPPDAPGVSLQRVELAPGGRFVGRKAPGHACFLLCDQGQVRVTVARRQFELRQGEALDFEGSEAATCANPTRRKAVCYSVTARAAGKA, from the coding sequence ATGAGCGACGATGTGGCGACGGAGCTGGCAAGGAACCTTCGACGGATGCGCGAGGCGCGGGGGCTCAGTCAGCAGCGTCTGGCCGACGTGTCGGGAGTACCCCGGCCGACCCTGGCGCATTTGGAGAGCGGAACCGCGAATCCGACCCTGGGTGTTCTGCTCAAGGTGGCGGAGGCGCTTCGGGTGGAGCTAGCCGAAATGGTCGCCTCGGAGCGCAGTCCGTGCCTCCACCGGGCGAGCGCGTTTTCCGAGGGCGTTCGGGGCAAGGCGCGAATTCGCCAAATGCTGCCCCCGGACGCACCGGGGGTGAGCCTGCAACGGGTAGAGCTGGCGCCGGGGGGCCGCTTCGTGGGGCGCAAAGCGCCGGGGCATGCCTGTTTCCTGCTGTGCGACCAGGGCCAGGTGCGGGTCACCGTGGCCCGGCGGCAGTTCGAGCTGCGGCAGGGGGAAGCGCTGGATTTCGAGGGGTCTGAAGCGGCGACTTGCGCAAATCCCACGCGACGCAAGGCAGTGTGCTACAGCGTCACCGCCCGAGCGGCAGGCAAGGCCTGA
- a CDS encoding DUF1588 domain-containing protein gives MEAGRSARSSTARRRTAARGRAVVPIFLNRFPPRRPTSTGHRARMVLKFFLATDILRVAERPIDPTKATAYNNPPRDDPSCNVCHRMMDPIAGAFQKFDANGQEKYVPDASWHQEMFPPGFGKETMPTTEYPQALQWLAQRVVKDPRFSLAIVYTVYGALTGQEPLPYPATDDAEFDAKVIAWEAQDALFRNIGDAFVQSNYNLKTAIKGVILSPYFRAKNTAGAPSAERQVELSIIGTGRLSTPESLSRKITAVSGLPWGKGVGYYKTDYLNSDYRVLYGGIDSDDVTQRLTAPNGVMANVAWRMANEVACQTTAWDLSIDDKADRFLFPYVNVEDTPSSNADAIKKNIQYLHAHISGEALTLSDPEIERTYKLFQDTLSEGQGKITAGTLTENIPSACRARKDPYTDADLPTNQRLEKDPDYTVRAWMAVITYLLSDHGFLYE, from the coding sequence GTGGAAGCCGGAAGATCCGCGCGATCATCAACGGCCAGGCGACGAACTGCCGCACGCGGGCGTGCTGTCGTCCCCATCTTCCTCAATCGCTTCCCACCTCGCCGACCAACGTCAACCGGGCACCGCGCCCGCATGGTGCTCAAGTTCTTCTTGGCAACGGACATTCTGCGTGTCGCCGAACGGCCCATCGATCCCACCAAGGCCACCGCCTACAACAACCCGCCGCGGGACGATCCTAGCTGCAACGTCTGCCACCGGATGATGGATCCCATCGCCGGTGCGTTCCAGAAGTTCGACGCCAACGGCCAAGAGAAGTACGTGCCCGACGCATCCTGGCACCAAGAGATGTTCCCGCCCGGCTTCGGTAAGGAGACGATGCCGACCACGGAGTATCCGCAGGCGCTGCAGTGGCTGGCTCAGCGCGTGGTGAAGGACCCGCGCTTTTCCCTCGCCATCGTCTACACGGTGTATGGCGCGCTCACGGGTCAGGAGCCTCTGCCCTACCCGGCGACGGACGACGCGGAGTTCGACGCCAAGGTCATCGCCTGGGAAGCGCAAGATGCGCTCTTCCGCAACATCGGCGACGCATTCGTGCAGAGCAACTACAACCTGAAGACAGCCATCAAGGGCGTCATTCTCTCGCCCTACTTCCGCGCCAAGAACACCGCCGGTGCTCCTAGCGCCGAGCGCCAGGTGGAGCTTTCGATCATCGGCACGGGCCGCCTCAGCACGCCGGAGTCCCTCTCGCGCAAGATTACTGCGGTCTCCGGACTGCCCTGGGGCAAAGGCGTCGGCTACTACAAGACCGACTACCTCAACAGCGACTACCGCGTGCTCTACGGCGGCATCGACTCCGACGACGTCACCCAGCGCTTGACCGCGCCCAACGGCGTGATGGCCAACGTGGCCTGGCGCATGGCCAACGAAGTGGCGTGCCAGACCACGGCTTGGGACTTGTCGATCGACGACAAGGCAGACCGCTTCCTGTTCCCCTACGTGAACGTGGAAGACACGCCCAGCAGCAACGCGGACGCCATCAAGAAGAACATCCAGTACCTGCACGCCCACATCTCGGGCGAAGCGCTCACCCTCTCCGACCCCGAGATCGAGCGCACGTACAAGCTGTTCCAGGACACGCTCAGTGAGGGCCAGGGCAAGATTACCGCTGGCACCCTGACCGAGAACATCCCGTCTGCATGCCGCGCGCGCAAGGACCCCTACACGGATGCGGATCTACCGACGAATCAGCGCCTAGAGAAAGACCCCGACTACACCGTCCGTGCGTGGATGGCGGTCATCACCTACCTGTTGAGCGATCACGGGTTCTTGTACGAGTGA
- a CDS encoding DUF1501 domain-containing protein: MQRRSFLKAAAISGLALSAPVFSRDADAASPFAGPYWIMVNASGGWDPRFLFDPSSNAEQNRLTTTIQKIGNISYAPIPVDVAALNLSATEEPYLMSTEDFLNKFGSQLCVINGVDTSTNNHDAGNRTMWCGRIPEGYPALGALIAGARAPQKPMAFLSSGGYDSTQNVVALTRVNSAGTLRKIAYPNVINANDLAGDRYHTDETLARIAQAQAERLQKLSADMRLPRVRLGMDQLHLARLSENELQDLQLPDTPVDLPGNLGDLERLMQQAQIAIAAFKSGLAAAANVSIGGFDTHANHDTSQRRQIQKLLSGINYIMDEVQAQGLAGKVYVVVCSDFGRTPRYNGTNAGAGKDHWSITSMMAMGPGIQGNRVIGATGDADQKPYNVDPGSLATLDNAKDGVRIRPEHIHRALRSVATIADSEVAQSFPLPGEDLSLFG, from the coding sequence ATGCAGCGACGAAGTTTCCTAAAAGCAGCAGCCATCAGCGGTCTGGCCCTCTCCGCGCCCGTCTTCAGCCGTGACGCGGACGCCGCCTCGCCCTTTGCCGGGCCCTACTGGATCATGGTGAACGCGAGCGGAGGCTGGGATCCGCGCTTCCTGTTCGATCCGTCGAGCAACGCCGAACAGAACCGGCTGACCACCACGATTCAGAAGATCGGCAACATCAGCTATGCGCCCATTCCGGTAGATGTTGCGGCGCTGAATCTGAGCGCGACAGAAGAGCCGTACTTGATGAGCACCGAGGACTTCCTGAACAAGTTCGGCAGTCAGCTGTGCGTGATCAACGGCGTCGACACTTCCACCAACAACCACGACGCTGGCAACCGCACCATGTGGTGCGGTCGGATCCCCGAGGGCTACCCGGCCCTGGGCGCACTCATCGCTGGCGCCCGCGCGCCCCAGAAGCCGATGGCGTTCCTTTCCAGCGGCGGCTACGACTCGACGCAAAACGTGGTCGCGCTGACCCGCGTCAACAGCGCCGGCACCCTGCGCAAGATCGCCTACCCCAACGTGATCAACGCCAACGATCTCGCCGGCGACCGCTACCACACGGACGAAACCCTCGCCCGCATCGCCCAGGCACAGGCCGAACGGCTGCAAAAGCTCTCCGCCGACATGCGCCTGCCACGCGTGCGCCTGGGCATGGATCAACTGCACCTGGCGCGCCTCAGCGAAAACGAACTGCAGGACCTGCAGCTACCCGACACGCCGGTCGATCTACCGGGCAACCTCGGAGATCTCGAACGACTGATGCAGCAGGCTCAGATCGCCATCGCTGCCTTCAAGTCGGGGCTCGCCGCCGCCGCCAACGTCAGCATCGGCGGCTTCGACACTCACGCCAATCACGACACCAGTCAGCGCCGGCAGATCCAAAAGCTGCTCTCGGGCATCAACTACATCATGGACGAGGTGCAGGCCCAGGGCCTCGCCGGCAAGGTCTACGTCGTAGTCTGCTCGGACTTCGGCCGCACCCCGCGCTACAACGGCACGAACGCTGGCGCCGGCAAGGACCACTGGTCGATCACCAGCATGATGGCCATGGGCCCAGGCATTCAGGGCAATCGCGTGATCGGCGCCACTGGCGACGCGGACCAAAAACCCTACAACGTCGACCCGGGCTCCCTGGCCACTCTCGACAACGCCAAGGACGGCGTGCGTATCCGCCCCGAACACATCCACCGCGCCCTGCGCAGCGTGGCCACCATCGCCGATTCCGAGGTCGCCCAGAGTTTCCCGCTGCCCGGCGAAGATCTATCCCTCTTCGGCTGA
- a CDS encoding Tudor-knot domain-containing protein, whose translation MRRVRLFLCVILLPCWLGCQEPYRVGEHVWVEWDGRDYPAYILAKRGRSRFRVHYDGYDARWDEDVTLDRIKGRVTGPATPPPPPDKVARASGVTPKAAASAGAPSPYKEGDKVRVRWRGSVYGATVIAVVSSEKILVHYDGHESAWDETISVDRVVSP comes from the coding sequence ATGCGCCGTGTGCGGCTCTTCCTATGCGTGATCCTGCTGCCTTGTTGGCTGGGCTGCCAGGAGCCGTACCGCGTGGGGGAGCACGTGTGGGTGGAGTGGGACGGGCGCGACTACCCGGCGTACATCCTGGCGAAGCGTGGACGTTCGCGCTTTCGCGTGCACTACGACGGCTACGACGCGCGCTGGGACGAAGACGTCACCTTGGATCGCATCAAGGGCCGCGTGACCGGACCGGCGACGCCACCTCCGCCGCCGGACAAGGTGGCGCGGGCTTCAGGCGTGACGCCAAAGGCTGCCGCCTCCGCGGGTGCACCCAGCCCGTACAAGGAGGGCGACAAGGTGCGCGTGCGCTGGCGCGGCTCGGTGTACGGCGCGACGGTCATCGCAGTCGTGTCCTCCGAGAAGATCCTGGTGCACTACGACGGCCACGAGAGCGCTTGGGACGAGACCATCTCCGTGGATCGCGTCGTCTCGCCCTAG